Genomic DNA from Lagopus muta isolate bLagMut1 chromosome 19, bLagMut1 primary, whole genome shotgun sequence:
tgATCTGAGTGCCAGGAATGGTGTTTTTCTGTTGGAACATGGGGAGCTGGAAGTGCACTGTGCTTCAGTGAGCTTACTGGTGCTGTTGTTTTGCTTCACAGTAAAGCACAGTGGCAGTGTCAGCTTTGATGAGATAGTGAACATCGCTCGGCAGATGAGGCACAGATCTCTGGCTCGAGAGCTGTCTGGTGAGTACTGACCTTAAGGGGTGGGACTGAGTCTTGCTGTGTGATCTGAGTGGCTCAGGCCCTTGGCTGATCCTTGGGACAATCCAATAACTGGTGTGGTGAAGTTCTTACAGCTTGTATGTGCTGACACTGAACAGGTGGCTGTAGCAACACACGAACAACCTGGTGCTGCCAGGAGCCATTATCTCACTGCCTGGCAGTGCCAGCTGCAAGGTCTGAGTGCATGGTAGGGCTTAACTCAGGGATCCTGACCTGCCCGTAGTACCTACTGTCATAATATGGGGATGAGTAGCACCCTAGGCACTGAGCGTGTAGCAGACAGTGCTTTCTGGAGCTTTCTGTGAGCAGTACCCTCTAGCTGGCTTAGGCTGTGTGCTGCCCCTTCTAAACCAggtggctgcagcctgcagaccACCAGGTAGCTGGCATGGGAGGGCTGAGGCATTTAGGAATTGGGCTATATAATGgttcttcaggttttttttttctgtactgaagCTGTGTTTTCCAACTGCAGGGACAATTAAGGAGATTCTTGGTACTGCTCAGTCTGTGGGCTGCAGCATTGATGGCAGGCACCCGCATGATATCATTGATGACATCAACAGTGGTGCAATTGAGTGCCCAGCTGTAAGTATCCATCTCTAACTGAAACTGCTGTAATTAAACCATTTACTAAAGGGCTCTCTACTAatgagctgtatttttcttctctcaacAGAGCTAAGTGTGGAAAAGGAGTTGCCATATGAAGGTTCTTACATCTTCTGTAACACCTTAAATACTTAATAAAACACCAGGCTGTCTGTAAGCAGtgtcactgatttatttttttgtccttgtCCAGTTCTGTGTAAGTGGGCTCTGCCTGCCCTGTGCAGAAGTACCAAGGTGATGGTTCCTATCCAGATGTTAAAGATGAAGGATTCTCATGATGATTGCTTGCAGTGATGCAGCTTAGAGAAGTATGTGCATGTCCCATGTGCAGAGGGCAAACACCTCTGACTTCTGTGGAGAGCTTTCTGTGAGCTCTTGTCAATGCTGGATGTGCACACGGCTCTGACTGCCCTTCACTGGGGTAAGTGCTTCTGTAGGAGGTCAGCTTCCCCAGGTCAGTACAGCCGGGGCTGCTGTGGTGTCCCAGCAGCTGCCAAGGCTTGGAAATAACTGGGCTGCCTGCCTTTGGGAGGAGCTGCATGTGCTCTGATGGGACTGATAGAAATAAAGTGCTGGATAGGGCTGTATGTCCAGGTGTGTCCTCAAGTCTGCAGCATTTGTACCTGATGGGATGGAGCTTGGCCCTGTTTACCCAGCAGTGGGAACATCTGGCTTAAGTGGCAGTGTGGGTTTCTCTGGTATAGGTTCTTTGCTCAGGCTTTTCTCATGCCTTCAGTCAGAGGAGATGGGGGTTTTCTGGTGACTAGAAAAAATACAGACGACTCAGATTGAGGTGAACTCCTGTGCATCTTTCATTACTGAAGGGGAGCAAGTCTGGATTTAGGGGTGGAATTCTGTAGTCCGGCTCAGAGCGTTGCAAAGGGTCCGGTTTCGTGTCTCTTTGGCCTCCTGACTCCTTGGATGGTGATGCTGGGGGAGCTGGGTAAGCAAGCTTGATAGCCCATGTCTACATCATATGCTCCAGGTCCTGGTgtttctgaaatttaaaaaaaataaaaagcagtttggTAGTGTTTGTTGGTAGTGTTGGTACTTCCCTTTGGGTGCTGTAAAAATCAAGTGCCACCTTAGCACGCTGCTCCAAACCATCTGATGAAGTGTTAAGATCCTCTTCCAAACTCATATAACAACATATAACAACATAACCAACCTCTAATGAAGAGGTGCTTTGTGTTTTAGGCTTGATGCATGTTATATGAGACAGGGTTTGATGCTTGGTGCTCACACCTGAAAGCAATGTGGAGCTGTTAACTGAGGTACTGCTGCAGGATGTGGGTAAAAGCAATGTTCTTGAAGTTCCTGGGAAGCATTGTTCTATCTCCAGCAGGGACTGGGCTCTCCTTTGGGGTGGCACAGCACCAAGGATGCTGTGTGATCTCTCAGGCTGCGCAAAAGTGAAGTGGAATAATCCTGGTGATAAGAATGCTTTAGCTGACACTGGTGTTGCTAAGCCTGGCTAACAATGGTGTTATCAGTGCAGTTCACTGCAACCCTACCAGCACCCTGGGGTGGGGAGGAGCCTTCTCAATGTACAGCTATTTTTCTGAAGGGAAAGGGAATGAAATTCTTCCCGAGATCCTGAACACTGTGGGCCTTGGtctcagaaaagatttttgGAAGGTGTGCTTTCCTCCTCTACAAATGCAGTGATGGTACTCAatgagttgattttttttttttaattgtcttttcACTTCAGCAAGCAACACAGTTATCCAGCACTTACAGCACAAGAGAGACTTTCTGGATGGAGTTCTGCTACAGCAAACAGGACTGTATATGGTGGTATGTACTGTAACTGTGGGAAATGGTGGCAAACTGGTGCATCTGGCAATGAATGTAGAGGATACCTCAGCTGGGCTGCTCAAAATCACCAAATGGGGCTCTGACTGTTTACCAGGATCTGAGTCCTTTGGGAAAAAGCCAGAGCGGCAGGAgggagctggctgtgctggggcatCGGCTGCAGCTGCATCGTGCTCCTGGTGCTGAGTGACTTGGAGTCTCTGCATAATGGAGGAAAAGTCAGGCCCCCAAATAAATCCCAGCCCAAGCTCAGTGTGAGGAAAATGTGGTGGCAGctactgtgctgtgtgtgctgagctgtggctgtTGGTTGCTGGAGTAGTGCAAGCAGCATCAATTCCTGCTATGCAAAGCACCACACAATTCCTAAGTAGCTGTTGTTTGAGGCTACTTTGCAGTGCAATGTGgagaaatgaaatctttgtAACTGCTCCAGCTTAAGCCAGAAGTGTGGCTTTTGGCTACAGTGCCTGAGTGCGCAGCAGTCATGCACTAGGAATGCATCCCATACTGCTTGTGAAGCATAAAATGTACATAACGTTAGCATGGGGAAATCACCTGTTTGCACATGATTTGACAACAGGCTGTGATAAGGCCTTGTGcctgttctgcttctgtgttgCTGTGCCCAGTGAGGAAATGGGTGAAGCTTCCCAAGGGTGGACCTtgggcaggctgagggagctgggcttgttcagcctggagaaaagaaggctggagggtgacctcagtgcagcctttcagtatctaaagggaacctacaaacaggaggggaatcaactctttgaaaggggagataacagcaggacaaggggaaatggtttgaagtttgaaggagggaagattgaggttggatgtcagggggaagttcttgacagagagagtggtgaggtgctggaacagctgcccagagaggctgtgatgccccgtccatccctggaggtgttcaaggccaggttggatggggccctgggcagcctgggctgctattgaatgtggaggttggtggccctgcatgtggcagggggttggagcttcgtgatccttgaggtcccttccaaccctggccattctgtgacctTTTCCACCTGAGATGCTCAAatagcagcagtgctgtaattTTACGCTGGGCTCAGGGGCAGAAGTGGAATGCACAGCAGCAATGAGGGAGCTGCCAGGATCTCTGGATGAAGGCTGGGCTGTGTGGGAGGGCAGGAGGGATTTGGGCTGACCGATGTGTCTGCGGTTTCTGAGAATATCCAGGCTGGTCCGCTGCTGCCTGATGAAATGTGGGTACATCGCTCCGgtgagctgagggctgcagatAGTGCATGTGGGCTGCAATGAAATGGAGAAAGGCAGAACACAAAATTAGCTTCTGTCACTTCaaatagcagcagcagacaTCAGCTTATATCACACATTCCAACTCTAACTATCAGTCTGCAAGACCTCGTGCAGCCTcgtcagcagctgcaggagctcccctgctttctgcttccctttgctCCCTCTTCAGCTGTTTATAGGGCCTTTCTCTGAGACAATGAGAGAATCAGGGAATAAAGCTGGATAAAGCAAGACTGTCATCCCAGGCActtgttatttttataattcTCTAGCTTGGAGGTTCCAAAGCAAGTATGCATGGCCTTGGTGCTTTCTCAAGTGAGGTTTGCTTTTGATCCAGCACATTCCTCACCTCTCCAagaacacaacaacaaaatcctgGTTTGGTGTAAGGAAAAACGTCTCCAGGTGGCCCCAGACTGCAGTGGGGACTGGAACGCTGGTGAGACCTCCTGGGTCCTGGGGAAGCTCCATTGGCCAGGCTGGCTGTGTGCTCAGTGGTCAGCTGGCTCCTTCCAGCTGAGCTTTGCAGCAATCCCACCACCAAGCTGCACTAATGCTGGCACTGCTGACAGTGAAGGCAGTCTGGCGGAGGTGAGCAGCACATCTTTCAGAAGCAATTTTAGTTTAAGAGCTTTAAAGTAATCGCTAACCTCAGCATTAGCAGAGCCCCTGCTGCTGTGAGCTTGGAAGCACCCTGCGTTGCACAGCATCCCTGCATGCCTGCGCTGTGAGCTCTCCCCACTTGACAGTGCATGAAATaatgggggaagaaaaaaaatgtattttgcgTAAGGGCAACTATCCTGGGGTCAAGATATGACCTTTCCCATGCTGCCTTAGGACAGCTCCAGCAGGAGCCCCGCAGCTCTGGGAAGCTGCCGATCTGGTCCCCCTCTGCCAGAAATTTTTTCCCACCCAGGCATCCTAGAAGGGAACTGACGCAGCCAGTATCGACCTACATCAGCTCCGTGTTTGAACTCCATCCTCCTGATCGCTGGCTCTGCGCTCGGCCACCACGGTTTCTTTCCACTGCAGCGTGCCGCATCTGCACGAGGAAGGACGGAAGTGGCACAGAGGGGGGCCGAGCGCCTCCCAGGACGCGGCTGTGCCGTACCGCGCTCCCGGAGGCGGCCGCGCGGGCACCGCCGTCCGCCATTTACCCATGTTTCCGATTTGGACAACGCCTTCACGGCCGAACACGCGGAGTTTGATGGCAGCAGCACCGGCCCTTCGGCGCCGGGTCTCCGTCGGAGCACGGCGGTACGGAACGACGCCGAAGCGCGCGGAGCGGCGCCGGGACAACGCGTCAGGAGCGCCTGCGCGGCGCGGAAGCGGAGGGGCGGCGGAGAGCGCTCCCGGAACGCAGCAGCCCCGAGCTGCGCGAGTCCGTCTGTCCGTCCGCTCCAGTTCCTATAGAACCCCTGGACATCCCGCCCCGGTCTGGGACCGGGCCGCTGCCAGGCCTTCGAGGCTGGCGCTGCGCCCCCACCGCGGCCACGTTACGGTTTATTGATGGCTACGCGTGTAACGCAGCGCCCCGCCAGGCTCAGGCCCGCTCCCACGCcgccccgccccctccccgcccgccAGTGCAGGCGGCACAAAGCTTCCCGCGAACGTGACGTCACCGCCcgctcctccctccccccgccccctcccGCGCCCGAACCCGCGCCCGCGCGCGCCCCCTTCCATCTTCCTCCCGCCCTCCTTTCCCACGTGActccgcgccgcgccgccctgCCATTGGCCGCGCCGGCAGCGTAGTAAGAGCGACGCGGCGAGGGCGCGGGCTGCCATTGGCCGGCGGGCGGCGGGTGGGAGGTGGTGCGGCGCCCCGCCCCCCTCCCCGGGTGTGCGCGAGGCGGCGGCGCGTGGCAGCGGCTCCCGCTCGCGGGCTCCGAGGCGCTGAGCGCGGGCCCGGCGCGGCCCGGCCATGACGGACTTCAAGCTGGGCATCGTGCGGCTCGGCCGCGTGGCCGGCAAGGTGCGGGCTCCGGGGGAGCGGACGGACCGACGGACGGAGGGAGGGGGGGCGCGGCCGGGAGCCGCGGGCCGGGCTCGGCCGCACggagcgggcggcgggcggagcgcgggacggcgggcgcggggcggcggctgAGCGCGGTGCTGTGTTGCAGACCAAATACACGCTGATCGACGAGCAGGACATCCCGCTGGTGGAGAGCTTCTCCTTCGAGGTGAGCGCCGCGCGGCCCCCCGGGACCGAACCCCTCGGGAGCCGCTCCTCCCCCCTCCTGggcccgcggccccgcgccccgtCCCCGCACCCCGCCCCGCCCGGAGCGCTCCGGAGCTCCGTCCTCCTTCACGCGGCCGTCTCCGCGCCGCGCTGCCGGCCTGCCGCCCCTGCGCGGTGCCGGCCGGGAACGGCGCTCCCCCTGTCGGAGCGGGGAAAGTTGAGAGGTGTTCCCTCCGCACGTGGGTGCGGAAACGTCCCCTGAGCGGAGTCGCACCCCGAGGTTTGCTGTTACCGCCCGCGCCCCTGGGGCTGGGAAGGCCGAGGGATGCCCGGGCTGTGCTGCGCGCGGAGCTCCCGGCGCCGCGTTGTTCCCTCTGCGCGGCCCTGCTGACAATAGCGAGGGCCCACGTGCGGCGCCGCGTCCTATGAGGAGAGGTGGGGGCTGTGGGACTGGGGCCGGGGCGGTGCAGGGGCCTTCGGTACTTCCACTGTGGGGTGGGGTGAGAGGAGAACTGGGTCACATGGGGAGGAAACTCTTCCCTCAGAGGGCCGTGAGGCCCCAGCgccactgcccagagctgcggGTGCCCGTCCCCgagtgcccaaggccatggatgggccctaAGCAAACTGACACGGGGGGGGGTTTGtggtccctcccaactcaagATGCAGCAGTAGAGGCTCAGTCGTGCTGGAGATTTGAACCATGATTCCATGGCAATTCAGCGTCCTGCGGACACGTGGGAAGTGCTGCCTGCCTTTACCACTGCTGACCCATTGCAGCTCACACTCTACTGCTCAACACCCGTTGTTCTTACaatcttccccttctctccaGGCTCGCATGGAGGTGGATGCTGATGGAAATGGTgctaaaatatttgcttatgcTTTTGACAAAAACCGTGGAAGGGGATCTGGCCGCCTGCTGCACGAGCTGCTCTGGTGGGTATCCCATGGAGCccggggctgctgctgctgcccatagCATTTGGGGCCTCTCAGGGAGTCCCAGCCTcagccagagcccagcacagcagtgctgctgtgtccTGGCCTGGGTCTGTTTTGCACTGTGTCTCGAAATAGCTGAGGCTCCAATAACTTTATTTGCACAGACAGTAGTGACAGGTGAGTATTGTGTTGCTTAAATCTGAGAAATACGACTGAAACTTTACTTGGGGCTTCTGTCCTGTGATGAGCAGGTAAGTGAGAAGTGGCAGAGTGTGGATAGAACATCTGATAGCCTGAAACTTCAGGGATTTTGCTTGGCTTTCTGGAGCGCTGCCTGAAGGGTGTGCTGCTGTTTCCTATACTGTTGTGTCTGCTCCCCACAGGCAGGGAGCATTGCCTGAAATTCTTTGTAGCTGCCATTAGGACTCAGAGCCCAGTGTGCATGGTTGCCAGCAACCTGTTGTTAGAGGCACTttgcaaatgtgtttttcatGGATTTGTAGGAAAGATGGGATATGTTGAAGAGAAtcgttatttatttttaaaagtctttaagaaattaaacatgCTTTCTGTTCAGTCCAATAAACTGTAATGAGAAGTCACAGTGCCTAAGATCTCACTGTACTTTCTTCATTGCTTGAAGTTACTTGTTCTCCCCCAGCTCAGAGCCTGGATGAGAGGAGGGAGTCAGGAAAAGCTCCAGGcactattactattattttcaaTCTGCTCATTAAAT
This window encodes:
- the STPG3 gene encoding protein STPG3, with amino-acid sequence MDAARCSGKKPWWPSAEPAIRRMEFKHGADPTCTICSPQLTGAMYPHFIRQQRTSLDILRNRRHIETPGPGAYDVDMGYQACLPSSPSITIQGVRRPKRHETGPFATL